The Streptomyces sp. DH-12 genome has a window encoding:
- a CDS encoding glycosyltransferase, with the protein MTGRSRVGVVIATRDRRERLAVTLRRLTDLPERPEILVADNASADGTRAMVARDFPHVRVLALPVNHGALARNHGARALDTPYVAFSDDDSWWAPGALARAADLFDAHPRLGLIAARTLVGPENAPDPLNDLLAASPLGPATDLPGVQVLGFLACASVVRRTAYLDAGGFHRVLFFGGEETCLAYDLAARGWGVTHCPDVVAHHHPATSGRPGRPAQQRRNEVLTAWLRRPVRHALARTGALAAEARADITARRALRETLTRLPAALRARRPLPPHVERAARLLELEGATA; encoded by the coding sequence ATGACCGGCCGCAGCCGCGTCGGCGTCGTCATCGCCACCCGCGACCGCCGCGAACGGCTCGCGGTCACCCTGCGGCGCCTGACCGACCTGCCCGAACGGCCGGAGATCCTCGTCGCCGACAACGCTTCCGCCGACGGCACCCGCGCCATGGTCGCCCGCGACTTCCCGCACGTGCGGGTCCTCGCCCTCCCCGTCAACCACGGCGCCCTCGCCCGCAACCACGGCGCCCGCGCCCTGGACACCCCGTACGTCGCGTTCAGCGACGACGACTCCTGGTGGGCGCCCGGCGCGCTCGCCCGCGCCGCGGACCTGTTCGACGCCCACCCCCGGCTCGGGCTGATCGCCGCCCGCACCCTCGTCGGCCCCGAGAACGCCCCCGACCCGCTCAACGACCTCCTCGCCGCCTCCCCGCTCGGCCCCGCCACCGACCTCCCCGGCGTCCAGGTGCTCGGCTTCCTCGCCTGCGCCTCCGTCGTCCGCCGGACCGCCTACCTCGACGCGGGCGGCTTCCACCGGGTGCTGTTCTTCGGCGGCGAGGAGACCTGCCTCGCCTACGACCTCGCCGCCCGCGGCTGGGGCGTCACCCACTGCCCCGACGTCGTCGCCCACCACCACCCGGCCACCTCGGGCCGGCCCGGCCGGCCCGCGCAGCAGCGCCGCAACGAAGTGCTCACCGCCTGGCTGCGCCGCCCCGTCCGCCACGCCCTCGCCCGCACCGGCGCCCTCGCCGCCGAGGCCCGCGCCGACATCACGGCCCGGCGCGCCCTGCGCGAGACGCTCACCCGGCTGCCCGCCGCCCTGCGCGCCCGCCGCCCGCTGCCCCCGCACGTGGAACGCGCCGCCCGCCTGCTGGAACTGGAAGGGGCGACCGCATGA
- a CDS encoding glycosyltransferase family 9 protein: MRARRVLVLRALGLGDLLAGVPALRALRRGFPDHETVLAAPAGLAPVAEATGAVDRLLPASAPGRAVPRALDWTGPPPDVAVDLHGNGPPSHRLLQALRPLRLFAFAHPETPEIDGPPWHRDEHERDRWCRLLSAYGVDADPADLLLPRPHTPSPAPGAVLLHPGAGAPARCWPVERYAAVASALRERGLRVVVTGGAGEHDLVARLAKEARLPDADVFSGGLPFTRLSALVAGARAVVSGDTGIAHLAVAHATPTVTLFGPVPPSRWGPPAHPRHIALWHGPEGDPHAVRPDPALLRITPDEVLDGLRRLPAPEGPAS, translated from the coding sequence ATGAGGGCTCGCCGTGTGCTCGTGCTGCGGGCGCTCGGGCTCGGGGACCTGCTGGCCGGGGTGCCCGCGCTGAGGGCGCTGCGGCGGGGGTTCCCGGACCACGAGACGGTGCTGGCCGCCCCCGCCGGGCTCGCCCCCGTCGCCGAGGCGACCGGGGCCGTCGACCGGCTGCTGCCCGCCTCCGCGCCCGGACGGGCGGTCCCCCGCGCGCTCGACTGGACCGGGCCGCCCCCGGACGTCGCCGTCGACCTGCACGGCAACGGCCCGCCCAGCCACCGCCTGCTGCAAGCCTTGCGTCCCCTGCGGCTGTTCGCCTTCGCGCACCCGGAGACCCCCGAGATCGACGGCCCGCCCTGGCACCGGGACGAGCACGAACGGGACCGCTGGTGCCGGCTGCTGAGCGCGTACGGCGTCGACGCCGACCCCGCCGACCTGCTGCTGCCCCGCCCGCACACCCCCTCGCCCGCCCCCGGCGCGGTCCTCCTGCACCCCGGCGCGGGCGCGCCCGCCCGCTGCTGGCCCGTCGAGCGGTACGCCGCCGTCGCCTCCGCACTGCGCGAGCGCGGACTGCGGGTCGTGGTCACCGGGGGTGCGGGGGAGCACGACCTCGTCGCCCGGCTCGCCAAGGAGGCCCGGTTGCCCGACGCCGACGTGTTCTCCGGCGGCCTGCCCTTCACCCGGCTGTCCGCCCTCGTCGCCGGCGCCCGCGCGGTCGTCAGCGGCGACACCGGCATCGCCCACCTCGCGGTCGCCCACGCCACGCCCACCGTCACCCTGTTCGGCCCGGTCCCGCCGAGCCGCTGGGGCCCGCCCGCGCACCCCCGCCACATCGCCCTGTGGCACGGCCCCGAGGGCGACCCGCACGCCGTGCGCCCCGACCCGGCGCTGCTGCGCATCACCCCCGACGAGGTGCTGGACGGCCTGCGCCGCCTGCCCGCCCCCGAGGGGCCCGCGTCATGA
- a CDS encoding glycosyltransferase, producing MRILLWHVHGSWTTAFVRGPHTYVVPVTPDRGPDGLGRARTFDWPDTVVEVPPERLAEQDIDVVVLQRPHEIGLVDRWLRRRPPLVYLEHNAPHGDVPDTRHPAADIPGTTLVHVTHFNRLMWDAGPTPTAVIEHGIVDPGPLWTGELPHAAVVVNEPVRRGRTTGTDLLPVFAAVAPLDVFGMGTGGLAGHLGLPAERCRSHELTQARLHAEMARRRVYVHPVRWTSLGLSLLEAMHLAMPVVALATTEVTEAVPPGAGVVSNRIDVLTDAVRDFVADPLSARRAGEAARAAALARYGLPRFLDDWERLLKEVTR from the coding sequence ATGAGGATCCTGCTGTGGCACGTGCACGGGTCGTGGACCACGGCCTTCGTGCGGGGACCGCACACCTACGTCGTCCCCGTCACCCCGGACCGCGGACCCGACGGACTCGGCCGCGCCCGCACCTTCGACTGGCCCGACACGGTCGTCGAGGTGCCGCCGGAACGCCTGGCCGAGCAGGACATCGACGTCGTCGTCCTGCAGCGCCCGCACGAGATCGGCCTGGTGGACCGGTGGCTGCGGCGCCGCCCGCCGCTGGTCTACCTGGAGCACAACGCCCCGCACGGCGACGTCCCCGACACCCGGCACCCCGCGGCGGACATCCCCGGCACGACCCTCGTGCACGTCACCCACTTCAACCGGCTGATGTGGGACGCCGGCCCGACCCCCACGGCCGTCATCGAGCACGGCATCGTCGACCCCGGCCCGCTGTGGACGGGGGAACTGCCGCACGCCGCCGTCGTCGTCAACGAACCGGTCCGGCGCGGCCGTACGACCGGCACCGACCTGCTGCCGGTGTTCGCCGCCGTCGCGCCCCTGGACGTGTTCGGCATGGGCACCGGGGGACTGGCCGGCCACCTCGGCCTCCCCGCCGAACGGTGCCGGTCCCACGAACTGACCCAGGCCCGCCTGCACGCCGAGATGGCCCGCCGCCGCGTCTACGTCCACCCGGTGCGCTGGACCTCCCTCGGCCTGTCCCTGCTGGAGGCGATGCACCTCGCCATGCCCGTCGTCGCCCTCGCCACCACCGAGGTCACCGAGGCGGTGCCGCCCGGCGCCGGCGTCGTCTCCAACCGGATCGACGTCCTCACCGACGCCGTACGGGACTTCGTCGCCGACCCGCTGAGCGCCCGCCGCGCCGGCGAGGCCGCCCGCGCCGCCGCCCTCGCCCGCTACGGCCTGCCCCGCTTCCTCGACGACTGGGAACGCCTCCTCAAAGAGGTCACCCGATGA
- a CDS encoding glycosyltransferase family 9 protein, which translates to MKALVTRLDSFGDVLLAGPAVRAVAARADHVTLLCGPHGVPAARLLPGVDEVLVWDAPWTGFQPPPVDRDDIDRLVASVAADAALVLTSYHQSPLPTALLLRLAGVPFIAADSEDYPGSLLDVRHHRAPHAHEAEAALDLAEAAGFPRVDDGRLRVLPPPAAGALTGDGPYVVVHPGASVPARAWSPGRCAQAVRELAAAGRRVVVTGGTGERDLTAYVAGGRAVDLGGRTDAAQLAGVLAGADCVVAGNTGPAHLAAAVGTPVVSLFAPVVPAERWRPYGVPYLLLGDQDAPCAGSRARRCPVPGHPCLDTVTALDVVAAVDKLVEVA; encoded by the coding sequence GTGAAAGCCCTCGTCACCCGGCTCGACAGCTTCGGCGACGTCCTGCTCGCCGGACCCGCCGTGCGGGCCGTCGCCGCCCGCGCCGACCACGTCACCCTCCTGTGCGGACCGCACGGGGTGCCCGCGGCGCGGCTGCTGCCCGGCGTGGACGAGGTGCTCGTCTGGGACGCGCCGTGGACCGGGTTCCAGCCGCCGCCCGTGGACCGCGACGACATCGACCGGCTCGTCGCGTCCGTCGCCGCCGACGCCGCGCTCGTCCTCACCTCGTACCACCAGTCGCCGCTGCCCACCGCGCTGCTGCTGCGGCTGGCCGGCGTCCCCTTCATCGCCGCCGACAGCGAGGACTACCCCGGCAGCCTCCTCGACGTGCGCCACCACCGCGCCCCGCACGCCCACGAGGCCGAGGCCGCCCTCGACCTCGCCGAGGCGGCCGGCTTCCCCCGCGTCGACGACGGCCGCCTCCGGGTCCTCCCGCCGCCCGCCGCCGGCGCGCTGACCGGCGACGGCCCGTACGTCGTCGTCCACCCCGGCGCCAGCGTGCCCGCCCGCGCCTGGAGCCCCGGACGCTGCGCCCAGGCGGTGCGGGAACTGGCCGCCGCCGGACGGCGCGTCGTCGTCACGGGCGGCACGGGCGAGCGCGACCTCACCGCGTACGTCGCCGGCGGCCGGGCCGTCGACCTGGGCGGCCGCACCGACGCCGCGCAGCTCGCCGGGGTGCTCGCCGGGGCCGACTGCGTCGTCGCGGGCAACACCGGCCCCGCCCATCTCGCCGCCGCCGTCGGCACCCCCGTGGTGTCGCTGTTCGCCCCGGTCGTCCCGGCCGAGCGGTGGCGGCCCTACGGCGTGCCCTACCTGCTGCTCGGCGACCAGGACGCCCCGTGCGCCGGAAGCCGCGCCCGGCGCTGCCCCGTACCGGGCCATCCCTGCCTGGACACCGTGACCGCGCTCGACGTCGTCGCCGCGGTCGACAAGCTCGTGGAGGTGGCATGA
- a CDS encoding HAD family hydrolase yields the protein MSPVRAVLFDRDGTLVHDVPYNADPDRVRPVAGAREALDALRARGIRTGIVTNQSGIARRLLTETDVRRVNARVEELLGPFDVWAVCPHGPDDGCPCRKPRPGMVLDAAARLGADPAHCVVVGDIGSDVEAARRAGARAVLVPTPVTRPEETAAAPHVARSLPAAVRLILDGPPWEAPGGAPAPGPNAGAAHERVAAGRAGRVRAGPEAEPPRTGRYL from the coding sequence GTGAGCCCCGTGCGGGCGGTGCTGTTCGACCGCGACGGCACCCTGGTCCACGACGTCCCCTACAACGCGGACCCCGACCGCGTGCGCCCCGTCGCGGGGGCGCGCGAGGCGCTCGACGCGCTGCGCGCCCGCGGCATCCGCACCGGGATCGTCACCAACCAGTCCGGCATCGCCCGCCGCCTGCTCACCGAGACCGACGTCCGCCGCGTCAACGCGCGCGTCGAGGAACTCCTCGGCCCCTTCGACGTCTGGGCCGTCTGCCCGCACGGCCCCGACGACGGCTGTCCCTGCCGCAAGCCCCGCCCCGGCATGGTCCTGGACGCCGCCGCCCGCCTCGGCGCCGACCCGGCCCACTGCGTCGTCGTCGGCGACATCGGCTCCGACGTCGAGGCCGCCCGCCGGGCCGGCGCGCGCGCCGTCCTCGTCCCCACGCCCGTGACCCGCCCCGAGGAGACCGCCGCCGCCCCGCACGTGGCGCGGAGCCTGCCCGCCGCCGTACGGCTGATCCTCGACGGCCCGCCGTGGGAGGCCCCCGGCGGCGCCCCCGCGCCCGGCCCGAACGCCGGGGCCGCACACGAACGGGTGGCGGCCGGGCGTGCCGGACGCGTACGGGCCGGCCCGGAAGCGGAGCCGCCCCGGACCGGGAGGTACCTGTGA
- a CDS encoding glycosyltransferase produces MTPYAVVIPTLVRDTLADCLAALAAAHGPRPERVVLVDDRPPTPVPDPAPLEHALTVLGDLRARTTVLPGEARGPAAARNAGLRAVTEPWVVFVDDDVQVGPHWCAQLQRDLDEATPDTAGVPGVITVPLPGGRRPTDGERGTAGLARARWITADTAYRTDALRRAGGFDERFPRAHREDADLALRLLDAGWRIRRGHRTALHPVRAASRWESVRRQRGNADDALMRRLHGPDWWDKAVAPRGRIRRHAAITAAGAAACALAVTGHRRAAAACAAGWAAGTAEFARARIVPGPRTPDEVATVLATSVVIPPAATWHRLAGAWRHRRAPAWREAAR; encoded by the coding sequence ATGACGCCGTACGCCGTCGTGATCCCCACCCTGGTGCGGGACACCCTCGCCGACTGCCTCGCCGCGCTGGCCGCCGCGCACGGCCCGCGCCCGGAGCGCGTCGTCCTGGTCGACGACCGCCCCCCGACGCCCGTCCCCGACCCGGCGCCCCTGGAGCACGCGCTGACCGTCCTCGGCGACCTGCGCGCCCGCACCACCGTGCTGCCCGGGGAGGCCCGCGGCCCCGCCGCCGCCCGCAACGCCGGACTGCGCGCCGTCACCGAGCCCTGGGTGGTCTTCGTCGACGACGACGTCCAGGTGGGACCGCACTGGTGCGCCCAGCTCCAGCGGGACCTCGACGAGGCGACGCCCGACACCGCGGGCGTGCCGGGCGTCATCACCGTGCCGCTGCCCGGCGGACGCCGCCCCACCGACGGGGAACGCGGCACCGCGGGACTGGCCCGCGCCCGCTGGATCACCGCCGACACGGCCTACCGCACCGACGCCCTGCGCCGGGCCGGCGGCTTCGACGAACGCTTCCCCCGCGCCCACCGCGAGGACGCCGACCTCGCGCTGCGGCTCCTCGACGCCGGCTGGCGCATCCGCCGGGGCCACCGCACCGCCCTGCACCCCGTGCGCGCCGCCTCCCGCTGGGAGTCGGTCCGCCGGCAGCGCGGCAACGCCGACGACGCCCTGATGCGGCGGCTGCACGGCCCCGACTGGTGGGACAAGGCGGTCGCGCCGCGCGGCCGGATCCGCCGGCACGCCGCGATCACCGCCGCCGGCGCGGCCGCCTGCGCGCTCGCCGTCACCGGACACCGCAGGGCCGCCGCGGCCTGCGCGGCCGGCTGGGCGGCCGGCACCGCCGAGTTCGCCCGCGCCCGCATCGTGCCCGGACCGCGCACCCCCGACGAGGTGGCGACCGTGCTCGCCACCAGCGTGGTCATCCCGCCCGCCGCCACCTGGCACCGGCTGGCCGGCGCCTGGCGCCACCGGCGCGCCCCCGCCTGGCGGGAGGCGGCCCGGTGA
- a CDS encoding Immediate-early protein 2, whose protein sequence is MATFQLERSASLPSDEAWRRLTTWCRHGEVVPLTRVTVTTPPPTGEGTVFVARTGVGPLAFDDPMEVTVWRPPAGGSPGFCRLEKRGRVVLGWAEIEVRPGPGGRSGVVWREDVRVRFLPPACDALLARAGRAVFGRAVGRLLRRD, encoded by the coding sequence GTGGCCACCTTCCAGCTCGAGCGCTCGGCGTCCCTGCCCTCCGACGAGGCGTGGCGCCGGCTCACCACGTGGTGCCGGCACGGCGAGGTGGTCCCGCTGACCCGGGTCACCGTCACCACTCCCCCGCCCACCGGCGAGGGCACCGTCTTCGTCGCCCGCACGGGCGTGGGCCCGCTGGCCTTCGACGACCCGATGGAGGTCACGGTGTGGCGGCCCCCGGCGGGCGGCTCCCCCGGGTTCTGCCGGCTGGAGAAGCGCGGCCGGGTCGTCCTGGGCTGGGCGGAGATCGAGGTCCGTCCGGGCCCCGGCGGCCGCAGCGGGGTGGTGTGGCGGGAGGACGTCCGCGTGCGCTTCCTCCCGCCCGCGTGCGACGCGCTGCTGGCGCGGGCGGGCCGCGCGGTGTTCGGGCGGGCGGTCGGCCGGCTGCTGCGGCGGGACTGA
- a CDS encoding PucR family transcriptional regulator ligand-binding domain-containing protein, which translates to MRLRALLDTDALGLKLLGGEDELNRSVRGVMTTDLRDPSRYLSGGELVLTGLAWRRDAADSERFVRILVQAGVAALAAGEAELGDVPDDLVVACARHRLPLFAVHESVAFATVTEHVVRQVSGERAGDLAAVVDRHRRMMTSGPAGGGPDVVLDLLGSDLDLRAWVLSPTGRLIAAPKGTAGARGAAPALDAEACARLAAEHLAAVRTGRGGPHRVVLDRTTYSLFPVRGSGHGTTEPGDPRETMLTDWLLAVEADAGDWAEERLDLLQGVTQLIAVERDRRDAARTVRRRLAQEVLELAQTGAAPAEIAARLRVAAPVLVPGLGTAPHWQVVVARIEWEDGRRDGGPVTQALLEEILVDPAAAGPEPSDRIAVAHTGDEAVALLPLPSVTGEHDEAGPGVPADALLEAVRGPLTAGLDGDGRLTVGVSAAVHSAEGLRGALEEARHARRVAAARPGRVCAAGHQELASHVLLLPFVPDDVRRAFTARLLDPLRAYDRRHRAELIPTLEAFLDCDGSWTRCATRLHLHVNTLRYRVGRIEQLTGRDLSRLEDKLDFFLALRMS; encoded by the coding sequence ATGCGGCTGCGCGCACTGCTGGACACCGACGCGCTGGGCCTGAAGCTGCTCGGCGGGGAGGACGAGCTGAACCGCAGTGTGCGCGGGGTGATGACCACCGACCTGCGCGACCCCAGCCGCTACCTGTCGGGCGGCGAGCTGGTGCTGACCGGTCTGGCCTGGCGCCGCGACGCCGCCGACTCCGAACGGTTCGTACGGATCCTGGTGCAGGCCGGGGTGGCGGCGCTGGCCGCGGGCGAGGCGGAGCTGGGGGACGTCCCGGACGACCTGGTCGTGGCGTGCGCGCGGCACCGGCTGCCGCTGTTCGCCGTGCACGAGTCGGTGGCGTTCGCGACCGTCACCGAGCACGTCGTGCGGCAGGTGTCCGGCGAGCGGGCCGGGGACCTGGCGGCCGTGGTGGACCGGCACCGGCGGATGATGACCTCCGGCCCGGCGGGCGGCGGCCCCGACGTCGTGCTCGACCTGCTCGGCTCCGACCTGGACCTGCGGGCCTGGGTGCTCTCCCCCACCGGCCGGCTGATCGCGGCGCCCAAGGGGACCGCGGGGGCGCGCGGCGCCGCGCCCGCGCTGGACGCCGAGGCGTGCGCGCGGCTCGCGGCGGAACACCTGGCGGCCGTGCGCACCGGACGGGGCGGCCCGCACCGGGTGGTGCTGGACCGGACGACGTACAGCCTGTTCCCGGTGCGGGGCAGCGGGCACGGCACGACGGAGCCGGGGGACCCGCGCGAGACGATGCTGACGGACTGGCTGCTGGCGGTCGAGGCGGACGCCGGGGACTGGGCCGAGGAGCGGCTGGACCTGCTCCAGGGCGTCACCCAGCTGATCGCCGTCGAGCGGGACCGGCGGGACGCGGCGCGCACGGTGCGCCGGCGGCTCGCGCAGGAGGTGCTGGAGCTGGCGCAGACGGGCGCCGCGCCCGCGGAGATCGCCGCGCGTCTGCGGGTGGCCGCGCCGGTGCTGGTGCCCGGTCTCGGCACCGCGCCGCACTGGCAGGTCGTGGTCGCCCGGATCGAGTGGGAGGACGGGCGCCGCGACGGCGGCCCGGTCACCCAGGCGCTGCTCGAGGAGATCCTGGTCGACCCGGCGGCGGCCGGACCCGAGCCGTCCGACCGGATCGCGGTGGCGCACACCGGGGACGAGGCGGTCGCCCTCCTCCCGCTGCCCTCGGTGACCGGCGAGCACGACGAGGCCGGGCCCGGCGTGCCGGCCGACGCGCTGCTGGAGGCCGTGCGCGGACCGCTGACGGCGGGCCTCGACGGCGACGGGCGGCTCACCGTCGGCGTGTCCGCCGCGGTGCACTCGGCCGAGGGGCTGCGCGGCGCGCTGGAGGAGGCACGGCACGCGCGGCGGGTGGCCGCGGCGCGCCCCGGCCGGGTCTGCGCGGCCGGGCACCAGGAGCTGGCCTCGCACGTGCTCCTGCTGCCGTTCGTCCCCGACGACGTGCGGCGCGCGTTCACCGCCCGGCTGCTGGACCCGCTGCGCGCGTACGACCGCCGGCACCGCGCCGAGCTGATCCCCACCCTGGAGGCGTTCCTCGACTGCGACGGTTCCTGGACCCGCTGCGCCACCCGCCTCCACCTGCACGTCAACACGCTGCGCTACCGCGTCGGCCGCATCGAGCAGCTGACGGGCCGTGACCTGTCGCGCCTGGAGGACAAGCTGGACTTCTTCCTGGCCCTGCGGATGAGCTGA
- a CDS encoding GntR family transcriptional regulator encodes MKQGTQGFAGTTGEAAEAARPAGNRCRVPAQPAAAETDRRRGTGRDRFRDDADGAGRGSARGEHTHGEPAPPRPRPAVQRSSVRGQVLAALRTALVSGDLRPGEVYSAPVLAERFGVSATPVREAMQQLAQEGAVEVVPNRGFRVVERGARELAELAEVRALIEVPVMLRLARTVPPERWAGLRPLAEATVRAASDGCRATYADADRAFHGAVLALAGNDQLVRVAEELHRRAQWPLVGGAPGGGSRAELVADAHEHTALLDALIAGDLDVVRALVGEHFNGAK; translated from the coding sequence GTGAAGCAGGGCACGCAGGGCTTCGCCGGGACGACGGGCGAGGCGGCCGAGGCCGCCCGGCCGGCGGGGAACCGCTGCCGGGTGCCCGCCCAGCCGGCCGCCGCGGAGACGGACCGGCGCCGCGGCACCGGGCGCGACCGCTTCCGCGACGACGCGGACGGGGCCGGCCGGGGCTCCGCGCGCGGTGAGCACACGCACGGCGAGCCCGCCCCGCCCCGCCCCCGGCCCGCCGTCCAGCGGTCGTCCGTACGTGGCCAGGTCCTCGCCGCCCTGCGCACCGCGCTCGTCTCCGGCGACCTGCGGCCCGGCGAGGTGTACTCGGCGCCCGTGCTGGCCGAGCGCTTCGGCGTCTCCGCGACGCCCGTCCGCGAGGCCATGCAGCAGCTCGCCCAGGAGGGCGCCGTCGAGGTCGTCCCGAACCGGGGCTTCCGGGTCGTCGAGCGCGGCGCGCGGGAGCTGGCCGAGCTGGCCGAGGTGCGCGCCCTGATCGAGGTGCCGGTGATGCTCCGGCTGGCCCGTACGGTGCCGCCCGAGCGGTGGGCCGGACTGCGCCCGCTCGCCGAGGCCACCGTCCGCGCCGCGTCCGACGGCTGCCGCGCCACGTACGCCGACGCCGACCGCGCCTTCCACGGTGCGGTGCTGGCCCTGGCCGGGAACGACCAACTGGTCCGGGTGGCCGAGGAGTTGCACCGCCGCGCGCAGTGGCCGCTGGTGGGCGGCGCCCCCGGCGGCGGCAGCCGCGCCGAGCTGGTCGCGGACGCGCATGAACACACCGCGCTGCTCGACGCGCTGATCGCGGGCGATCTGGACGTGGTGCGCGCGCTGGTGGGGGAGCACTTCAACGGCGCGAAGTGA
- a CDS encoding (2Fe-2S)-binding protein: MAVPGSAVADAYARLAEAFPALAVTELGAGEAVPRGGGWVAAADLAAGGDALEAFLARDDTQVRRDYGMQARPDVIASFGLHRYAWPACLLITVPWFLHRRVPRYPVTHVSFDRGAAGLAVGRMAVRPAGFACLPDDPAAALPGARVVPDEEALRAEVRAAVAEHLEPVLAGFGPRMRRRGRALWGMATDEIVESLWYVAQLLGEEERAVRELELLLPGATKPYVGAAAFRRPSGPGGEPAAATRDRVSCCMFYTLRPADICATCPRTCAKEQAPARTRDRERELVAQAG, translated from the coding sequence ATGGCCGTGCCCGGTTCGGCCGTCGCGGACGCGTACGCCCGCCTGGCGGAGGCCTTCCCCGCCCTCGCCGTCACCGAACTCGGCGCCGGAGAGGCGGTCCCCCGGGGCGGCGGCTGGGTCGCCGCCGCCGACCTCGCCGCAGGCGGGGACGCCCTCGAGGCCTTCCTCGCCCGGGACGACACCCAGGTGCGGCGGGACTACGGCATGCAGGCCCGCCCGGACGTCATCGCCAGCTTCGGCCTGCACCGCTACGCCTGGCCGGCCTGCCTGCTGATCACCGTGCCGTGGTTCCTGCACCGCCGGGTCCCGCGCTACCCCGTGACGCACGTCTCGTTCGACCGCGGCGCGGCCGGGCTCGCCGTCGGCCGCATGGCCGTGCGCCCCGCCGGCTTCGCCTGCCTGCCGGACGACCCCGCCGCCGCCCTTCCCGGCGCGCGGGTCGTGCCCGACGAGGAGGCGCTGCGGGCGGAGGTGCGCGCGGCGGTCGCCGAGCACCTGGAGCCCGTGCTGGCCGGCTTCGGCCCCCGGATGCGCCGGCGCGGCCGGGCGCTGTGGGGCATGGCGACCGACGAGATCGTCGAGAGCCTCTGGTACGTCGCCCAGCTGCTCGGCGAGGAGGAGCGGGCCGTGCGCGAGCTGGAGCTGCTGCTGCCGGGCGCGACCAAGCCGTACGTCGGCGCGGCGGCGTTCCGCAGGCCGTCCGGCCCCGGCGGGGAGCCGGCCGCCGCCACCCGGGACCGGGTGAGCTGCTGCATGTTCTACACCCTGCGCCCGGCGGACATCTGCGCCACCTGCCCGCGCACCTGCGCCAAGGAGCAGGCTCCGGCGCGGACCCGCGACCGGGAGAGGGAACTGGTCGCACAGGCCGGCTGA
- a CDS encoding DUF2637 domain-containing protein — translation MRLTDISLNWLLPGAVLLLGMLAAVAVLARGKRSSVKDTSADDSWERSEERRRRKEAVYGTVSYVLLFCCAAVAAALSFHGLVGFGEQNLGLSGGWQYLVPFGLDGAAMFCSVLAVREASHGDAALGSRILVWTFAFAAAWFNWVHAPRGAGHAGAPHFFAGMSLSAAVLFDRALKQTRRAALREQGLVPRPLPQIRIVRWLRAPRETYRAWSLMLLEGVRSLEEAVEEVREDKARKDQEKRRRREQERMERARLKAISRGHRGFGGGRGGRELETTVERDSDVVAAEPAIAAPEALPAHAPRPSLQPVRRSGGEAVTVDLTAEDDTQALPRLDSLERKLKDLEQQFG, via the coding sequence ATGAGACTGACCGACATATCGCTGAACTGGCTGCTTCCGGGCGCCGTACTGCTCCTGGGCATGCTGGCGGCGGTGGCGGTGCTGGCGCGCGGCAAGCGCTCCTCGGTCAAGGACACGAGCGCCGACGACTCGTGGGAGCGCAGCGAGGAGCGCCGCAGGCGCAAGGAGGCCGTCTACGGCACCGTCTCCTACGTACTGCTGTTCTGCTGTGCGGCGGTGGCCGCCGCCCTGTCCTTCCACGGCCTGGTCGGCTTCGGTGAGCAGAACCTCGGCCTGTCCGGCGGCTGGCAGTACCTCGTCCCCTTCGGCCTGGACGGCGCGGCGATGTTCTGCTCGGTGCTCGCCGTGCGCGAGGCCAGCCACGGGGACGCGGCCCTCGGCTCGCGCATACTCGTGTGGACGTTCGCCTTCGCCGCGGCCTGGTTCAACTGGGTCCACGCGCCGCGCGGCGCCGGCCACGCGGGCGCCCCGCACTTCTTCGCGGGCATGTCCCTGTCCGCCGCGGTGCTCTTCGACCGGGCGCTGAAGCAGACCCGCCGCGCGGCACTGCGCGAACAGGGCCTGGTGCCGCGGCCGTTGCCGCAGATCCGCATCGTCCGCTGGCTGCGCGCGCCCCGGGAGACCTACCGCGCCTGGTCGCTGATGCTGCTGGAGGGCGTGCGCAGCCTCGAGGAGGCGGTCGAGGAGGTCCGCGAGGACAAGGCGCGCAAGGACCAGGAGAAGCGGCGCCGGCGGGAGCAGGAGCGCATGGAGCGGGCCCGGCTCAAGGCGATCAGCCGCGGCCACCGGGGGTTCGGCGGCGGCCGGGGCGGGCGCGAACTGGAGACCACGGTGGAGCGGGACTCCGACGTGGTCGCCGCGGAGCCTGCCATAGCGGCGCCGGAGGCCCTGCCCGCACACGCCCCGCGTCCCTCCCTGCAGCCGGTCCGCCGTTCCGGCGGTGAAGCGGTGACCGTCGATCTCACGGCCGAGGACGACACCCAGGCGCTGCCGCGTCTGGACAGCCTCGAGCGCAAGCTCAAGGATCTGGAGCAGCAGTTCGGCTGA